The region GCCGCCCCGCCTGGGCCGCGGAGATCAAGCCGTTCTCCTCGTCCCCGCGGCCGCAGAGCGTTGCGAGGTCTGGATAGGACTCTCCCCGGGCCATGCTGCCGCCTATCGCTGCGTAGCGGTGATCATCATGCCCTGCGCGCAGCGACCGCGCCGACGTCGAGCGCGAGGCGCTGGCCTCCTACGACTCTCCGACTCTGTTCGACCTGGGCCCACACCCGTTCCTGACGTTGACGCTCTTCATCGGGATCTTCGGGCGCGACCACGAGCCCATGGGGCTTCCAGGCCGAGTACGCCCGCCGACTCGCGGCTTGCACCATGCCCTACCCGGAGATCGCCACGTGAATGCGCCGGTACAGGGGACCGGCCTCAGCCGCGGGCACGTGCGACGGGCCCGTCCCCAACGACGCTGATGAGCAGCTGGGCCGTGTGGGCGATGTGCTCGCGAAGCAACCGTGCCGCGAGGTCGGGCTGCCTCCCGACCGCGGCCTCGAGCAAGGCACGGTGCTCCGCGACTAGGTCGCGATGGGGTTCCTGGCCGAACGAGACCGACCACTGCCGGTACAGCTCAGCCTCCTCTCGGTACGCGCGGGCGGTATCGAGCAGCCGGCGATTCGTGCAGCCGTCGAGCAAGGCGAGATGGAACGCGGCGTGCGCGGCGGCCCATTCGTCCGTTGGATGGGCTGGATCGTCCGGGCTGAGGAAGAGCGCACGTTCGAGCACGTGGTGGGCGGCGACCGCGCGAGACTCCCACTGCACGTCACCTTCGAGCACAGACAGCCTCAGCACCAGCGACTCGATCTCGACCCGGGCGCGCGTGAGATCCGCGAGATCCTCATAGGACAGCGGCGTCACCATGTAGCCCTGGTGCGGCTGGGTCTTGACCAGACCCTCCGACGTCAGCCGGGTCAACGCCTCGCGCGCCGCGCCCACGCTGACCCCGTACTGCTCGCAGAGATCAGGGAACTTCAGGCGCGCTCCGGGCACCAGGCGTCCGCCGAGGATGTCGTTCCGCAGTCGACGGTGCACCTCGGCGGTCCGTGTCCCGGACGTTCCCTGTCTGGCCATGGTTCTTACCGTACACGGTAATACGAACGATGGACGAACTTTCGAAAGTATCTTGACGCTTCGATCGGCGAGGCGTAGACATGGCAAACCGACACCGAAGCCGGTCGCGGTCGCCGCCCCGTCGGGCACGGCGACCCCATTCTCGAGGAGTAGTTGCGTGCGTTTCGCCACCATCTCCGGTCGACTCCACCAGGTCGTCAGCCCCGGCCGAGTCGTCGACCTGAACTCCGCCAGCGGGGGCCGCCTGCCAGCCGACCCGCAAGAGGCCTATCTGCGCTGGGACGAGGTCCTCGAGTTCGCGGCAACGGGATCTGCCCAGCCGACCGAGGTCGACGAGCAGGACTTCGGCAACCCCGTGCCGACGCCGCGTCAGGTCTTCGCCATCGGCCTGAACTACTCGGACCACGCCGCAGAATCGAACTTCGCCGTCCCCGATCACCCGCCGGTCTTCACCAAGTTCGTCACCTCGCTGACCGGCCCGTTCGGTGAGATCGCGGTGCCACCCGGGCATGTCGACTGGGAGGTCGAGCTCGTCGTGGTCATCGGTCGGCACGCGCACCGCGTCGCCGCCCAGGACGCGTGGTCCCACGTCGCCGGTCTCACGGTCGGGCAGGACATCAGCGAGCGGATCCTGCAGTCCTCCGGACCCGCACCGCAGTTCAGCCTGGGCAAGTCCCACCCCGGGTTCGGCCCCCTCGGACCCGTCCTGGTCACCCCGGACGAGCTGCCCGACCGCGACGATCTCGAGCTCGGGTGCCTGGTCAACGGCGAGCAGATGCAGAAGGGGCGGACCAGGGACATGGTCTTCCCGGTATCCGAACTGATCGCCCGGCTCTCGGCGGTGACCCCGCTGCTCCCCGGCGACGTGATCTTCACGGGGACTCCGTCGGGCGTCGGTCTCGGCCGAACTCCGCAGTGCTGGCTGCAGGCGGGCGACGAGCTGGTCACCTATGTCCGGGGGATCGGCGAGATGCGCCACCGACTGGTCGCCCCCGCAGCCTGACCCCCCGACCCCGGTAGCGGAAAGGACGGTAACGATGCCGCTCCACCGACTGAACGCGATCACGATCGGCGTCCCGAACGTCGAAGCGACCGTCGCCTACTACACTGACTTCGGCCTCACACCGGAGGCGGACGGCTGGCTGAGCAGCACGGACGGCGGCCGACAGCTGCGCATCGTCCGCAGCGGGGTGCGCAGGCTCGTCGAGGTCGGGATCGGCGCCGAGCACCTTGACGAC is a window of Streptomyces violaceusniger Tu 4113 DNA encoding:
- a CDS encoding GntR family transcriptional regulator; its protein translation is MARQGTSGTRTAEVHRRLRNDILGGRLVPGARLKFPDLCEQYGVSVGAAREALTRLTSEGLVKTQPHQGYMVTPLSYEDLADLTRARVEIESLVLRLSVLEGDVQWESRAVAAHHVLERALFLSPDDPAHPTDEWAAAHAAFHLALLDGCTNRRLLDTARAYREEAELYRQWSVSFGQEPHRDLVAEHRALLEAAVGRQPDLAARLLREHIAHTAQLLISVVGDGPVARARG
- a CDS encoding fumarylacetoacetate hydrolase family protein, whose protein sequence is MRFATISGRLHQVVSPGRVVDLNSASGGRLPADPQEAYLRWDEVLEFAATGSAQPTEVDEQDFGNPVPTPRQVFAIGLNYSDHAAESNFAVPDHPPVFTKFVTSLTGPFGEIAVPPGHVDWEVELVVVIGRHAHRVAAQDAWSHVAGLTVGQDISERILQSSGPAPQFSLGKSHPGFGPLGPVLVTPDELPDRDDLELGCLVNGEQMQKGRTRDMVFPVSELIARLSAVTPLLPGDVIFTGTPSGVGLGRTPQCWLQAGDELVTYVRGIGEMRHRLVAPAA